One part of the Triplophysa dalaica isolate WHDGS20190420 chromosome 25, ASM1584641v1, whole genome shotgun sequence genome encodes these proteins:
- the med10 gene encoding mediator of RNA polymerase II transcription subunit 10: MAEKFDNLEEHLEKFIENIRQLGIIVSDFQPSSQTGLNQKLNFMITGLQDIEKCRQQLHDINVPLEVFEYIDQGRNPQLYTKECLERALAKNEQVKGKIDTLTKFKSLLISELGKVFPEEMGKYKAIHGDDPPS, translated from the exons ATGGCGGAGAAGTTTGATAATCTAGAGGAACACCTCGAGAAATTCATCGAGAACATTCGTCAACTCGGGATTATCGTTAGCGATTTTCAACCCAGTAGTCAAACCGGACTGAATCAGAAATT GAACTTTATGATTACTGGACTACAAGACATTGAGAAATGCCGACAACAGCTTCATGATATCAATGTACCTTTGGAGGTGTTTGA ATACATCGATCAGGGCCGTAACCCTCAACTCTATACCAAGGAGTGTTTGGAGAGAGCGTTGGCTAAAAATGAACAGGTCAAAGGAAAGATTGACACCTTGACA AAATTTAAAAGCCTCCTTATCTCTGAGCTGGGGAAGGTTTTCCCCGAAGAGATGGGTAAATATAAGGCTATTCATGGCGACGACCCTCCTTCATGA